The Brachyhypopomus gauderio isolate BG-103 chromosome 12, BGAUD_0.2, whole genome shotgun sequence genome window below encodes:
- the gtpbp3 gene encoding 5-taurinomethyluridine-[tRNA] synthase subunit GTPB3, mitochondrial isoform X1, producing MLNGAVNYITVNFLQAAPRTSSSHHVCCRLRLGFRFPIVLGKPVPFCEGPAASDTVFALSSGQGRCGVAVVRVSGPSSQDALRSIAGLTRLPSPRTALLRSLVHPQSKELLDRGLVLWFPGPHSFTGEDSVEFHIHGGPAVITGILQALGSLPGLRPAEAGEFTRRAFHAGKLDLTEIEGMGDLIHAETEAQRRQALRQMAGDLACLYNGWSQQLKQSLAHVEAFIDFSEGELIEDGVLNQVDSAVSQLRVEVEKHLSDERKGERLRGGVQVVIAGATNVGKSSLFNTLCQRPAAIVSPVAGTTRDVLEMPLDIGGFPVLLGDTAGLRDTADCVEKEGVHRAQLMVEQADLTLVVVDSALLPGDPLRAPSVLSRYLKTVLPDEKDKQCLLILNKSDLLPKEHIAVIQRVLEQNSDVPPVSILSCYTKEGLDDFLTLLQARVKALCGDPLVSSPSLTQTRHRSHLQKCVSALGEYCRYRESDLALAADGLRSALTCLGRITGKVDAEEILDVIFRDFCIGK from the exons ATGTTAAATGGAGCCGTAAATTACATAACGGTTAATTTTCTCCAAGCCGCTCCAAGAACATCATCATCTCACCATGTTTGTTGCCG GTTACGGTTGGGTTTTAGGTTTCCCATAGTCCTGGGTAAACCTGTCCCATTCTGTGAAGGTCCTGCTGCCTCCGACACCGTGTTCGCGCTGTCGTCGGGTCAAGGCAGGTGTGGAGTGGCAGTGGTCCGGGTCAGTGGACCGTCCTCACAGGATGCTCTACGCAGTATAGCCGGCTTAACCCGGCTTCCCTCCCCTCGCACTGCCCTTCTCCGCAGCCTCGTTCACCCTCAGTCCAAGGAGCTATTGGACCGCGGACTGGTTCTGTGGTTTCCAG GCCCTCACAGTTTTACTGGAGAGGACAGTGTAGAGTTTCACATACATGGTGGACCTGCTGTTATTACTGGCATCTTGCAAGCACTTG GAAGTCTGCCTGGGCTGCGGCCTGCAGAGGCCGGAGAATTCACCCGGCGGGCGTTCCACGCTGGGAAGTTGGACCTGACTGAGATAGAGGGCATGGGGGACCTGATCCACGCTGAGACGGAGGCCCAGAGGAGGCAGGCACTCCGGCAGATGGCAGGAGACCTGGCCTGCCTCTATAATGGCTGGAGTCAACAGCTTAAGCAA AGTTTGGCACATGTGGAAGCTTTCATTGACTTCAGTGAGGGTGAGCTGATAGAGGATGGAGTCTTAAATCAAG TGGACTCTGCCGTGTCCCAGTtgcgggtggaggtggagaagcaTCTGTCTGACGAGAGGAAAGGGGAGAGACTGCGTGGCGGAGTGCAGGTGGTCATAGCTGGGGCCACCAACGTGGGCAAGAGCAGCCTCTTCAACACACTGT GCCAGCGCCCTGCAGcgatcgtgtctcctgttgcaGGAACAACGCGAGACGTGCTAGAGATGCCTCTGGACATCGGTGGCTTTCCTGTCCTGTTGGGGGACACGGCAGGCCTGAGGGACACGGCTGACTGTGTGGAGAAAGAGGGCGTCCACCGCGCCCAGCTGAT GGTGGAGCAGGCAGATTTGACGTTGGTGGTTGTCGACTCTGCGCTGCTTCCTGGAGATCCACTGAGGGCGCCCAGTGTGCTGAGCAGGTACCTGAAGACTGTGCTTCCTGACGAAAAGGACAAACAGTGCCTCCTGATCCTTAACAAAAGTGACCTCCTCCCTAAAGAACACATAGCTGTCATCCAGAGGGTCCTTGAGCAGAACTCTGATGTGCCTCCAGTGAGCATTCTGTCATGCTATACCAAAGAAGGACTGGATGACTTCCTGACACTTCTGCAGGCCAGAGTTAAAGCATT GTGTGGAGATCCATTGGTGAGCAGTCCAAGTTTAACCCAGACTCGCCATCGATCTCATTTGCAGAAGTGTGTGTCTGCTCTGGGTGAGTACTGTCGCTACAGGGAGTCCGACCTGGCCCTGGCCGCAGACGGTCTGCGCTCTGCACTCACCTGCTTGGGCAGGATAACTGGCAAGGTGGACGCTGAAGAAATCCTGGATGTGATCTTCAGAGATTTCTGCATTGGCAAATGA
- the gtpbp3 gene encoding 5-taurinomethyluridine-[tRNA] synthase subunit GTPB3, mitochondrial isoform X2 gives MFVAGRSSLVLSVSRLRLGFRFPIVLGKPVPFCEGPAASDTVFALSSGQGRCGVAVVRVSGPSSQDALRSIAGLTRLPSPRTALLRSLVHPQSKELLDRGLVLWFPGPHSFTGEDSVEFHIHGGPAVITGILQALGSLPGLRPAEAGEFTRRAFHAGKLDLTEIEGMGDLIHAETEAQRRQALRQMAGDLACLYNGWSQQLKQSLAHVEAFIDFSEGELIEDGVLNQVDSAVSQLRVEVEKHLSDERKGERLRGGVQVVIAGATNVGKSSLFNTLCQRPAAIVSPVAGTTRDVLEMPLDIGGFPVLLGDTAGLRDTADCVEKEGVHRAQLMVEQADLTLVVVDSALLPGDPLRAPSVLSRYLKTVLPDEKDKQCLLILNKSDLLPKEHIAVIQRVLEQNSDVPPVSILSCYTKEGLDDFLTLLQARVKALCGDPLVSSPSLTQTRHRSHLQKCVSALGEYCRYRESDLALAADGLRSALTCLGRITGKVDAEEILDVIFRDFCIGK, from the exons ATGTTTGTTGCCGGTAGAAGTTCACTTGTCCTCAGTGTATCAAG GTTACGGTTGGGTTTTAGGTTTCCCATAGTCCTGGGTAAACCTGTCCCATTCTGTGAAGGTCCTGCTGCCTCCGACACCGTGTTCGCGCTGTCGTCGGGTCAAGGCAGGTGTGGAGTGGCAGTGGTCCGGGTCAGTGGACCGTCCTCACAGGATGCTCTACGCAGTATAGCCGGCTTAACCCGGCTTCCCTCCCCTCGCACTGCCCTTCTCCGCAGCCTCGTTCACCCTCAGTCCAAGGAGCTATTGGACCGCGGACTGGTTCTGTGGTTTCCAG GCCCTCACAGTTTTACTGGAGAGGACAGTGTAGAGTTTCACATACATGGTGGACCTGCTGTTATTACTGGCATCTTGCAAGCACTTG GAAGTCTGCCTGGGCTGCGGCCTGCAGAGGCCGGAGAATTCACCCGGCGGGCGTTCCACGCTGGGAAGTTGGACCTGACTGAGATAGAGGGCATGGGGGACCTGATCCACGCTGAGACGGAGGCCCAGAGGAGGCAGGCACTCCGGCAGATGGCAGGAGACCTGGCCTGCCTCTATAATGGCTGGAGTCAACAGCTTAAGCAA AGTTTGGCACATGTGGAAGCTTTCATTGACTTCAGTGAGGGTGAGCTGATAGAGGATGGAGTCTTAAATCAAG TGGACTCTGCCGTGTCCCAGTtgcgggtggaggtggagaagcaTCTGTCTGACGAGAGGAAAGGGGAGAGACTGCGTGGCGGAGTGCAGGTGGTCATAGCTGGGGCCACCAACGTGGGCAAGAGCAGCCTCTTCAACACACTGT GCCAGCGCCCTGCAGcgatcgtgtctcctgttgcaGGAACAACGCGAGACGTGCTAGAGATGCCTCTGGACATCGGTGGCTTTCCTGTCCTGTTGGGGGACACGGCAGGCCTGAGGGACACGGCTGACTGTGTGGAGAAAGAGGGCGTCCACCGCGCCCAGCTGAT GGTGGAGCAGGCAGATTTGACGTTGGTGGTTGTCGACTCTGCGCTGCTTCCTGGAGATCCACTGAGGGCGCCCAGTGTGCTGAGCAGGTACCTGAAGACTGTGCTTCCTGACGAAAAGGACAAACAGTGCCTCCTGATCCTTAACAAAAGTGACCTCCTCCCTAAAGAACACATAGCTGTCATCCAGAGGGTCCTTGAGCAGAACTCTGATGTGCCTCCAGTGAGCATTCTGTCATGCTATACCAAAGAAGGACTGGATGACTTCCTGACACTTCTGCAGGCCAGAGTTAAAGCATT GTGTGGAGATCCATTGGTGAGCAGTCCAAGTTTAACCCAGACTCGCCATCGATCTCATTTGCAGAAGTGTGTGTCTGCTCTGGGTGAGTACTGTCGCTACAGGGAGTCCGACCTGGCCCTGGCCGCAGACGGTCTGCGCTCTGCACTCACCTGCTTGGGCAGGATAACTGGCAAGGTGGACGCTGAAGAAATCCTGGATGTGATCTTCAGAGATTTCTGCATTGGCAAATGA